The window CTCGTCGAAGCGCGCGCGGGCCAGGGCGCGGCACTGCTCGGGCGCGATCGCGGCCGTCCTCGGGATCGCTTCCGCCATGGCGTCGGCGTCGGCCACGAGGAAGCCCGTGCGGCCGTGCTCCACGGCCTCGGCGATGGCGCCGTTGGGGAAGGCCACCACGGCGGTGCCGCAGGCCGCGGCCTCCCGCACGACGAGCGAGGACGTCTCGGCGGCGAGGCTCGGCACCAGGAGGCAGCGCGCCGCCGTGAGCAGCCGCCGCTTGCGGGCGAAGCCGACCGGCCCGACGAAGCGGCGCCGCGCGTCGAGCAGCGGCCGGACCTCGCTCTCGAAATAGTCGCGGTGCGCCGCGTAGGGGTAGAGCTCGCCCGCCACGAGCAGCGACACCTCCGCGCGATGCGCCGCGCGCAGAGCGAGATGGACGCCCTTCTCCGGGCAGATGCGCCCGAGGAACAGCGCGAAGCCGCGCTTGGCATGGCGCGCCGCGAGGCGGGCGACCGGCACGCCGTTGCCGACCGGCTCGACGAGGTTCGGCGAGGGGGGACAGGCGGCGTGCTGGGCGGCCGACACGCAGTTCAGGAAGGTGCGGGGCCGTGCCGGGCGCAGCGCCTCGGCCGGGTACCAGTCGGGCGGCAGGTGCAGCGTCGCCAGCACGGGCGGGCCGGGCTCCGGCAGGTAGCGGTCGAAGTCGATGCCGTGGAGGTGGACGAGGTCGACCCGCTCGCGGGCGAGCACGCGCGCGACGGCGTCGCGGTTGGCGGCCTGCGCCCGCGCCTTGGCGGCCTCGTCGAGCACGCCCTCGGCCCAGGGTATCGCGTCGAGCGTGCCGGCGACGCGCGAGCCCGCCGGCGCCACGACGATCGAGCGGTGGCCGGCGGCCACCAGCGCGCGGTCGAGCGCCGACAGCACCTGCTCGGCGCCGCCCGCGCTGTCCGGCGACACGCGGGCCAGCGGATAGGAGACGGACAGGACGGCGAGGCTCACGGCGTCACGCCGAGTTCGGCCTCGGCGGCGCGGACGGCGGCGAGCCAGCCGGCGCGGTCGAGGTTCCAGCCGTGGCGCTCGTAGAGGAGGTCGCCGCCGTGCGGCAGCCGCGAGAAGTCGTGAGGGGGGGCGCGGCGGAAGACCTCGCGGTCGAGGTCGAAGGAGGCCAGCGTGTCGCCCTGCGTGGCGTGGCAGGCCGCCATCCGGCGCTTCAGGGCGCGCTCCGCCGCGGTGAGGGTGAGCGTTTCGACTTCGCCGAACGGTCCTCCTTCTCCCCTCGCGGGAGAAGGTGTCGTGGCGAAGCCACGACGGATGAGGGGGTCTGGCGCCGCGCCCGACGATGGGCCCGAGGGCAGGAACACCTGCCGCACCCAGCCCTCGGGGCCGGCGTGGTAGAAGGGCATCTCGACGACCGGCCGCCCCGCCCGCCGCGCCGCCGCGTGGACCGCGAACGCGACGGCGTCGTGGTCCGGGTGGCCGCCCTCGTAGGCGTGGGTCAGCACGGCGTCGGCGCGCGACGCGAGGGGCGCGAGCCGGCGCGCGATCTCGGCGATGCGCGACGCCGCGCCCTGGTCGGCGACGCCGAAGCCGTGGTGCCGAGCTTCCGCCACGCCGGCGAGGTCGAGCGCCGCCCGCGCTTCGCGCCAGCGCGCGGCCGCGTAGGCGTCCGGCGTCTCGAACCCGTGCCGGCGCGCATCCTCGCCGGTGCGGGGCGCGCCGTCGGTGACGTGGACGACGTCGACGTCGCGAAGGCGCGACAGCAGCGCGCCGCAGCCCAGCACCTCGTCGTCCGGATGGGCCACGACGACGAGCCAGCGGCGATCCGTGTCGATGACGCCCAAGCCGACTCACCCCCGCGCGGAAAGGGCCTCGGCTATCACTTGCCCCAGCGCAGCGCCAGCGGCTGGAGCTCCTCGGCGATCTCCAGCAGGCCCGCGCGCGTCGCGGGGTGGAGCGGCTCGAACGGGTGGCGCACGGCGTCGCTGCCGATCACGCCGCCGGCCATCATCACCGCCTTGGCGGCGCGCAGCCCGCACTGGCGGTTCTCGTAGTTGATGAGCGGCAGGCACTTGGCATAGAGCGCCGCCGCGGTCTTGCGGTCGCCCCCGAGATGGGCGGTCACGATCGGCTTGATGAGGTCGGGCAGGAGCGCGCTGGTCATCGTGCCGCGCGCGCCGGCGTCGAGGTCGGCCATCAGGGTGATGGCCTCCTCGCCGTCCCACGGCCCCTCGATCGCGTCGCCGCCGGCGGCGATCAGGGCGCGGAGCTTGGCGGCCGCCTGCGGCACCTCGATCTTGAAGTAGCGCACCAGCGGCACCTCGCGGGCGAGCCGCACCAGGAACGACACGGACAGCGGCACG is drawn from Lichenibacterium dinghuense and contains these coding sequences:
- a CDS encoding glycosyltransferase, with translation MSLAVLSVSYPLARVSPDSAGGAEQVLSALDRALVAAGHRSIVVAPAGSRVAGTLDAIPWAEGVLDEAAKARAQAANRDAVARVLARERVDLVHLHGIDFDRYLPEPGPPVLATLHLPPDWYPAEALRPARPRTFLNCVSAAQHAACPPSPNLVEPVGNGVPVARLAARHAKRGFALFLGRICPEKGVHLALRAAHRAEVSLLVAGELYPYAAHRDYFESEVRPLLDARRRFVGPVGFARKRRLLTAARCLLVPSLAAETSSLVVREAAACGTAVVAFPNGAIAEAVEHGRTGFLVADADAMAEAIPRTAAIAPEQCRALARARFDEGAMVARYLALYARLAASAA
- a CDS encoding PIG-L deacetylase family protein, with translation MGVIDTDRRWLVVVAHPDDEVLGCGALLSRLRDVDVVHVTDGAPRTGEDARRHGFETPDAYAAARWREARAALDLAGVAEARHHGFGVADQGAASRIAEIARRLAPLASRADAVLTHAYEGGHPDHDAVAFAVHAAARRAGRPVVEMPFYHAGPEGWVRQVFLPSGPSSGAAPDPLIRRGFATTPSPARGEGGPFGEVETLTLTAAERALKRRMAACHATQGDTLASFDLDREVFRRAPPHDFSRLPHGGDLLYERHGWNLDRAGWLAAVRAAEAELGVTP
- a CDS encoding dihydrodipicolinate synthase family protein, which gives rise to MTSAAPLTGIFPVAPTPFHADGDLDLAGNARVMDCMVDQGVDGICVLANYSEQFALTDAERDAVMTSSLERVAGRVPVIVTCSHYATAIAAERGRRAAAGGASMLMLMPPYHGTGLRADENLMVEHFARVADAAKLPIMVQDAPLSGVPLSVSFLVRLAREVPLVRYFKIEVPQAAAKLRALIAAGGDAIEGPWDGEEAITLMADLDAGARGTMTSALLPDLIKPIVTAHLGGDRKTAAALYAKCLPLINYENRQCGLRAAKAVMMAGGVIGSDAVRHPFEPLHPATRAGLLEIAEELQPLALRWGK